One genomic window of Niveibacterium sp. SC-1 includes the following:
- the galU gene encoding UTP--glucose-1-phosphate uridylyltransferase GalU, with protein sequence MKKIRKAVFPVAGLGSRFLPATKVSPKEMLPIVDKPIIQYAVEEAADAGITDMVFVTGRTKRSIADHFDKAYELENELKTRGKEDMLKIVQDTVPKGVNCIFIRQAEALGLGHAVLCAEPVIGDEPFAVLLADDLIDPNGFGSVVAQMADVYNYNRCSVLGVMDVPREETKQYGIVSTERNEGDTQRCTGIVEKPSPDQAPSTLAVVGRYILTPHIFEHLRTLRPGTHGELQLTDAIASLMRDEAVLAYRFKGTRYDCGNKLGYLKAMVELGVKHAEVGAEFSEWLAQRGH encoded by the coding sequence ATGAAGAAAATCCGTAAGGCCGTCTTCCCCGTTGCGGGCCTGGGTAGCCGCTTCCTGCCGGCGACCAAGGTCAGTCCGAAGGAAATGCTGCCCATCGTGGACAAGCCGATCATCCAGTACGCGGTCGAAGAGGCCGCCGACGCGGGCATCACGGATATGGTCTTCGTCACGGGGCGTACCAAGCGTTCCATCGCCGACCACTTCGACAAGGCCTACGAGCTGGAGAACGAGCTCAAGACCCGCGGCAAGGAAGACATGCTCAAGATCGTGCAGGACACGGTGCCCAAGGGCGTGAACTGCATCTTCATCCGCCAGGCCGAAGCGCTGGGGCTGGGGCACGCCGTGCTCTGCGCGGAGCCGGTAATCGGCGACGAACCTTTCGCGGTTCTCCTGGCTGACGACTTGATCGATCCCAACGGTTTCGGCTCGGTTGTCGCGCAGATGGCCGATGTCTACAACTACAACCGCTGCTCGGTGCTCGGTGTGATGGATGTACCGCGCGAAGAGACCAAGCAGTACGGCATCGTCAGCACGGAGCGCAACGAAGGTGACACCCAACGTTGCACCGGCATCGTCGAGAAGCCCAGTCCTGACCAAGCACCGAGCACTCTCGCAGTGGTGGGCCGCTACATCCTCACGCCGCACATCTTTGAGCATTTGCGTACGCTCAGGCCGGGCACGCACGGCGAATTGCAGCTCACAGATGCGATTGCGTCCCTGATGCGCGACGAGGCCGTACTGGCCTATCGCTTCAAGGGCACGCGCTATGACTGCGGCAACAAGCTTGGCTATCTGAAAGCGATGGTCGAACTGGGCGTCAAGCACGCCGAAGTCGGAGCCGAGTTTTCGGAGTGGCTGGCGCAACGCGGCCACTAA
- the smc gene encoding chromosome segregation protein SMC, with product MDRGEGRYGDAIIRPRSDCRARQGSATSFSEPPHVRLSKLKLAGFKSFVDPTTVLTPGQLVGVVGPNGCGKSNIIDAVRWVLGESRAGALRGESMTDVIFNGSTTRKPVSRASVELLFDNAQGRAAGQWSQYAEISVKRVLDRSGESSYWINNLHVRRKDVIDLFLGTGLGPRAYAIIEQGMISRIIEAKPEEVRAFLEEAAGVTKYKERRRETEGRLSDARDNLARIEDIRNELGGQIERLSGQAEVARKYKSFNESLREQQILLWLLRRNEAREDGARVAASIAEAAAQIEAENARLTEAEAQAEAAREAHYKASDALHTAQADLYAASAEVTRYEGELTRLKERRQTLAQREAQLAAEGERWATQRDAARADSERWTTLLDAAGLRHEQAQARHEELADRLPAAEDALNGAQGVVRSLRHELHTAEQQLRVEDTRKASALRSLEALAQRRLRLDGERHALQAPDLEALARAEAASELAQERLATLQTELDDAAAGLPSQLAAQRQAQEAERAAQRENTEVRARHEALQRIQQKAAAPGALADWLQRHGFHALPPLWQVLRVQAGWESAAERLLRERFGALRLASAEAAAPACSGDVPGSLAFAWPAPGAEAEPLAGPGQAFADLVRCEDASWAPMLKTWLAAVRAVEDVREWLSQAPGLAPGLLLVDRAGRILSRFGLELVRPDAASHGVLERQREIDELAARAEALEARAEAAHEALQAAEQAAHHAQERIAHLRRELQSLQQTAHREQLAMVQMGQARQRFDERASQIGRDLAEIDEQMQAERAHLEQAVAEHARQDELAEVLRERLEDAERIAQEQESALRNLRSQEQQLLREVQEAAFSERECRGKLDDLARTQAQAGEHIERSQRERDATEAERATLEEGPIEEALQQALLSRETRESALTERRAALDAAAQHLRELDEARLRAELALRPLNERLADLRLKQQASELGTQQYDERLAEIEFVEADFTARLAAGPKDATLTREINRLTRELTELGAVNLAAVEELLAAEERKGYLDAQTSDLSEAIGTLEEAIHRIDRETREQLQETYNTVNRHFGELFPQLFGGGEAQLMLTGDEILDAGVQIIARPPGKKNSTIHLLSGGEKALTAIALVFSFFQLNPAPFCILDEVDAPLDDANTVRFCNMVRRMAEITQFIFISHSKITMELAKQLVGVTMQEQGASRVVEVDIEEALRLVEPAAA from the coding sequence GTGGATCGCGGCGAGGGCCGATATGGCGATGCTATTATACGGCCCCGTTCCGACTGCCGCGCCCGCCAGGGCTCGGCGACATCGTTTTCCGAGCCGCCGCACGTGCGCCTGTCGAAACTCAAACTCGCTGGATTCAAATCTTTCGTCGATCCCACCACTGTCCTGACCCCAGGTCAGCTCGTGGGCGTGGTGGGCCCCAACGGCTGCGGCAAATCCAACATCATCGACGCGGTGCGCTGGGTGCTGGGCGAATCACGCGCCGGGGCGCTGCGCGGCGAGTCGATGACGGATGTCATCTTCAACGGCTCGACCACCCGCAAGCCGGTGAGCCGCGCCAGCGTCGAACTGTTGTTCGACAACGCCCAGGGTCGCGCCGCCGGCCAGTGGTCGCAGTACGCCGAGATCTCGGTCAAGCGCGTGCTCGACCGCTCGGGCGAATCTTCCTACTGGATCAACAACCTGCACGTCCGCCGCAAGGACGTGATCGACCTCTTCCTGGGCACCGGTCTAGGGCCGCGTGCCTACGCGATCATCGAGCAGGGGATGATCTCGCGCATCATCGAGGCCAAGCCCGAGGAAGTGCGCGCCTTCCTGGAAGAAGCTGCTGGCGTCACGAAATACAAGGAACGCCGCCGCGAGACGGAAGGGCGGCTTTCCGACGCCCGCGACAATCTGGCGCGCATCGAAGACATCCGCAACGAGCTGGGCGGCCAGATCGAGCGTCTCTCCGGCCAGGCCGAAGTCGCGCGCAAGTACAAGAGCTTCAACGAGTCCCTGCGCGAACAGCAGATTCTGCTGTGGCTGCTGCGCCGCAACGAAGCCCGCGAGGACGGCGCTCGTGTTGCCGCTTCGATCGCGGAAGCCGCAGCGCAGATCGAAGCCGAGAACGCTCGGCTCACTGAGGCCGAGGCTCAGGCCGAAGCGGCGCGCGAAGCGCACTACAAGGCCTCGGATGCCCTGCATACGGCGCAGGCCGATCTGTATGCGGCCAGCGCCGAGGTCACCCGCTACGAAGGCGAACTCACCCGCCTCAAGGAGCGGCGCCAGACCCTCGCGCAGCGCGAAGCGCAACTGGCTGCAGAAGGCGAACGCTGGGCGACCCAGCGTGATGCGGCGCGCGCGGACAGCGAGCGTTGGACTACGCTACTGGACGCGGCCGGTCTGCGGCACGAACAGGCTCAGGCGCGCCACGAGGAACTGGCCGATCGCCTGCCCGCGGCCGAAGACGCCCTCAATGGTGCGCAGGGTGTCGTGCGTTCGCTGCGCCATGAATTGCACACGGCCGAGCAGCAGCTTCGCGTCGAAGACACCCGCAAGGCCAGCGCGCTGCGCTCGCTCGAGGCGTTGGCGCAGCGCCGGCTGCGTCTGGACGGCGAGCGCCACGCCCTGCAGGCGCCCGATCTCGAGGCTCTGGCGCGCGCGGAAGCCGCAAGCGAACTGGCCCAGGAGCGCCTGGCGACCCTGCAGACCGAGCTGGATGACGCGGCCGCAGGCCTGCCTTCGCAACTCGCCGCCCAGCGCCAGGCCCAAGAGGCCGAACGTGCGGCCCAGCGTGAGAACACCGAAGTCCGGGCCCGCCACGAGGCCCTGCAGCGCATCCAGCAGAAGGCCGCCGCGCCGGGTGCGCTGGCCGACTGGCTGCAGCGCCACGGCTTCCATGCCCTGCCGCCGCTTTGGCAAGTCCTGCGCGTACAGGCCGGCTGGGAGTCCGCCGCTGAACGCCTGCTGCGCGAGCGCTTTGGCGCGTTGCGGCTCGCGAGTGCCGAAGCCGCCGCGCCTGCCTGCTCGGGCGACGTACCGGGCAGCCTCGCCTTCGCCTGGCCGGCGCCTGGGGCCGAGGCCGAGCCACTTGCCGGGCCCGGTCAGGCCTTTGCCGACCTGGTGCGCTGCGAAGACGCCAGCTGGGCGCCGATGCTCAAGACCTGGCTTGCCGCCGTGCGCGCGGTCGAAGATGTGCGCGAATGGCTGTCGCAAGCCCCGGGGCTCGCGCCCGGCCTGCTGTTGGTCGATCGCGCGGGGCGCATTCTTTCGCGCTTCGGCCTGGAACTGGTGCGGCCGGACGCTGCCTCGCACGGCGTGCTCGAACGCCAGCGCGAGATCGACGAACTGGCGGCGCGTGCCGAGGCACTGGAGGCGCGCGCCGAGGCTGCGCATGAGGCGCTCCAGGCCGCCGAGCAGGCCGCGCATCACGCCCAGGAGCGGATCGCGCATCTGCGGCGCGAGCTGCAGTCCCTGCAGCAGACCGCGCACCGCGAACAACTCGCCATGGTGCAGATGGGCCAGGCGCGCCAGCGCTTCGATGAACGCGCCAGCCAGATTGGTCGCGACCTCGCCGAGATCGACGAGCAGATGCAGGCCGAGCGCGCGCATCTGGAGCAGGCGGTGGCCGAGCATGCGCGCCAGGACGAGCTCGCCGAAGTCCTGCGCGAACGCCTGGAAGACGCCGAGCGCATCGCCCAGGAGCAGGAGTCCGCACTACGGAATCTTCGCAGCCAGGAGCAACAGTTGCTCCGCGAGGTGCAGGAGGCAGCCTTCTCCGAGCGCGAATGCCGCGGCAAGCTGGACGATCTCGCCCGCACCCAGGCCCAGGCCGGCGAGCATATCGAACGCAGCCAGCGCGAACGCGACGCCACCGAAGCCGAACGCGCCACGCTGGAAGAAGGTCCGATCGAGGAGGCGCTGCAGCAAGCCCTGCTCTCGCGCGAAACCCGCGAGTCTGCCCTGACTGAGCGCCGTGCCGCGCTGGATGCGGCGGCCCAGCACCTGCGGGAATTGGACGAAGCCCGCCTGCGGGCTGAACTGGCCCTGCGGCCGCTCAACGAACGCCTGGCGGACCTGCGCCTCAAGCAGCAGGCCTCCGAGCTGGGAACCCAGCAATACGACGAGCGTCTCGCGGAGATCGAGTTCGTCGAGGCGGACTTCACCGCGCGCCTGGCCGCGGGTCCCAAGGACGCGACGCTGACCCGCGAGATCAACCGCCTCACGCGCGAGCTCACCGAACTGGGCGCGGTGAACCTCGCGGCCGTCGAAGAGCTGCTGGCTGCCGAAGAACGTAAGGGCTACCTGGACGCCCAGACCAGTGACCTCTCGGAAGCCATCGGCACCCTGGAGGAGGCGATCCATCGGATCGACCGCGAGACGCGGGAGCAGCTGCAGGAAACCTACAATACGGTCAATCGCCATTTCGGCGAGCTGTTCCCGCAACTCTTCGGTGGTGGCGAGGCGCAGCTGATGCTGACCGGCGACGAGATCCTCGACGCCGGCGTGCAGATCATTGCGCGGCCGCCCGGCAAGAAGAACAGTACGATTCACCTGCTTTCAGGCGGGGAGAAGGCGCTCACGGCGATCGCGCTCGTGTTCTCCTTCTTCCAGCTCAATCCGGCGCCGTTCTGCATTCTGGACGAAGTGGACGCGCCCCTGGACGACGCGAATACCGTGCGTTTCTGCAATATGGTCCGGCGCATGGCCGAGATCACCCAGTTCATCTTCATCAGCCACAGCAAGATCACGATGGAACTGGCCAAGCAGTTGGTGGGTGTCACCATGCAGGAGCAAGGCGCCTCCCGCGTGGTCGAAGTCGATATCGAAGAAGCGCTGCGGCTGGTCGAGCCGGCCGCAGCTTGA
- the ligA gene encoding NAD-dependent DNA ligase LigA, giving the protein MAAPQGAAERAQALRAEISRHNYAYYVLDAPTLPDVEFDKLFQELQGLEAEYPELRTPDSPTQRVGGVANAQFAPVRHKLPMLSIRTETDTEASGAENFDARIRRELGLREGDAPVAYLAELKFDGLAVSLRYEAGVLVSAATRGDGETGEDVTQNARTVRSIPLRLHGNKPPAVLEVRGEVYMRRADFDRMNDRQLAAGLKLYINPRNAAAGALRQLDAAVTAKRPLSFFAYGLGETEGWDAPQSQGDMLDTLETLGFPVDKHRERVEGATGLVAFHRRVGELRDALPFDIDGVVYKVDAIDLQKQLGFVSREPRWAVAHKYPAQEQLTTVQNIEVQVGRTGKLTPVAKLAPVFVGGVTVTNATLHNEYEVHRKDVQIGDTVIVRRAGDVIPEIVGVVAERRPESARQFVMPTECPVCGSAVVREEGEADHRCSGGLYCPAQRKQALLHFASRRAMDVEGLGDKLVEQLVDQAIVRTPADLYRLGVAAFAALDRMAEKSATNLVAAIEKSRETTLARFIFALGIRNVGETTAKDLARHFGAIDPLMSADEAALQTVPDVGPVVAASIAAFFAEPHNREVIEQLRAAGVHWPEHEVVREPIGLFAGKSLVLTGTLPSLSRDEATALIEAAGGKVSGSVSKKTSYVVAGSEAGSKLDKAQQLGVTILDEAGLKALLAAGKNVPSNPENPDS; this is encoded by the coding sequence ATGGCCGCGCCGCAGGGCGCGGCTGAGCGGGCCCAGGCACTGCGGGCCGAGATCAGCCGCCACAACTACGCCTACTACGTGCTCGACGCGCCCACGCTGCCGGACGTCGAGTTCGACAAGCTCTTCCAGGAACTCCAGGGGCTGGAAGCCGAGTACCCGGAGCTTCGAACGCCAGACTCGCCGACACAGCGCGTCGGCGGCGTCGCCAATGCGCAGTTCGCCCCTGTCCGGCACAAGCTGCCGATGCTCTCCATCCGCACCGAGACCGATACCGAGGCGAGCGGTGCGGAGAACTTCGATGCACGGATTCGACGCGAGCTCGGCCTGCGCGAAGGCGATGCACCGGTCGCCTATCTCGCCGAGCTGAAGTTCGACGGGCTTGCCGTGAGCCTGCGCTATGAGGCCGGTGTGCTGGTCAGCGCTGCGACGCGGGGCGATGGCGAAACCGGCGAGGACGTGACCCAGAACGCACGCACCGTTCGCAGCATCCCTTTGCGACTGCACGGCAACAAACCGCCCGCCGTGCTCGAAGTGCGCGGCGAGGTGTACATGCGGCGTGCCGACTTCGATCGCATGAACGATCGCCAGCTCGCCGCCGGGCTCAAGCTCTACATCAATCCTCGCAATGCGGCCGCTGGCGCCCTGCGGCAGCTCGATGCCGCGGTGACGGCGAAACGTCCCTTGTCCTTCTTCGCCTACGGCTTGGGCGAAACCGAAGGCTGGGATGCGCCGCAAAGCCAGGGCGACATGCTCGACACGCTGGAGACGCTCGGTTTTCCGGTGGACAAGCATCGCGAGCGGGTGGAGGGGGCGACAGGTCTCGTGGCATTCCACCGCCGCGTCGGCGAACTGCGCGACGCGCTGCCCTTCGACATCGACGGCGTCGTCTACAAGGTCGACGCGATCGACCTGCAGAAGCAGCTCGGCTTCGTCAGCCGCGAACCGCGCTGGGCCGTGGCGCACAAGTACCCCGCGCAGGAACAGCTCACCACGGTACAGAACATCGAGGTGCAGGTCGGGCGTACCGGCAAGCTGACACCCGTGGCCAAGCTCGCGCCGGTCTTCGTCGGCGGCGTGACGGTCACCAACGCGACCTTGCATAACGAATACGAAGTGCACCGCAAGGACGTGCAGATCGGCGACACGGTGATCGTGCGCCGCGCAGGCGACGTGATTCCCGAAATCGTCGGCGTGGTCGCCGAGCGCCGTCCAGAGAGCGCGCGCCAGTTCGTGATGCCGACGGAATGCCCGGTCTGTGGATCCGCCGTGGTGCGCGAGGAGGGCGAGGCCGATCACCGTTGTTCGGGCGGTCTCTACTGTCCGGCGCAACGCAAGCAGGCCTTGCTGCACTTCGCCTCGCGCCGCGCCATGGACGTCGAAGGCCTGGGCGACAAACTGGTGGAGCAGCTGGTCGACCAGGCCATCGTGCGCACACCTGCGGATCTCTATCGCCTCGGCGTGGCGGCGTTCGCAGCGCTCGACCGCATGGCCGAGAAGTCCGCCACGAACCTTGTTGCCGCGATCGAAAAGAGCCGTGAGACGACGCTTGCGCGCTTCATCTTCGCCCTAGGCATCCGCAACGTAGGCGAAACGACGGCCAAGGATCTGGCGCGTCACTTCGGCGCAATCGATCCATTGATGAGCGCGGACGAAGCCGCGCTGCAGACGGTGCCCGACGTAGGTCCGGTAGTCGCCGCCAGCATTGCGGCCTTCTTTGCCGAGCCGCACAACCGCGAGGTCATCGAACAGCTGCGCGCGGCTGGCGTGCATTGGCCCGAACATGAGGTCGTGCGCGAGCCCATCGGCCTCTTCGCGGGCAAGAGCCTGGTGCTCACCGGCACCTTGCCCAGCCTTTCGCGGGACGAGGCTACGGCGCTGATCGAGGCGGCCGGCGGCAAGGTCTCGGGTTCGGTGTCGAAGAAGACCAGCTATGTCGTCGCAGGCAGCGAAGCGGGCAGCAAGCTCGACAAGGCGCAACAGCTCGGCGTCACCATCCTCGACGAAGCCGGCCTCAAGGCGCTGCTCGCGGCCGGCAAGAACGTACCCAGCAATCCGGAGAATCCCGACTCATGA
- a CDS encoding ATP-binding protein, protein MLRLGLGKYRTIVVLITLFLVFDLGVLGMTFVISKGLLADAVSINLAGTHSSLAQKLAKTALLIEQDATQGTIDSSGRSSHSELKDLFETADRFNDIVRTFDTAGESMQGDVKVALTPNEDPQAAALFALVKDLWTPINAEVQALRENTSKRPDVGPLLQTLIPNNMNLLVASQMLTARLEALSAAKASKLRGVQLAGITLALINFGFILYNFLGQLRKSDRAVEIAQKETGDILRTTQEGLFLLDGEFRIGSQTSQALSRILGVEVQPGQSFLDLLRPLVTPKTFDTTREYIELLMRHDVKEKLVASLNPLDCIEISTMRGNGAVESRYLQVRFNRVLQGQLVTHLLVTANDITRRVRLERELKESERKVQDQMGMMMRILQADATMLNEFLRNANEGLHQINEDLRTSSPAHGVSSPRIAAMMRIAHRLKGDATALNLEAISQSLHAFESVLDELHGQTRRTAEDLLPVAVRVKGLYAEVNAIQDVIARLGQVQGVVSVDAARPAADPERASLPFVRQWSAFANQVAQRMGKQVELNYKGLDLEQLQPSLRETINSIVNQFIRNALVHGIESPAERKQRGKSEAGRLAVYVSDQEDGSLELSFRDDGAGVDPERVRQAALRTGRLTPEAAEGIDQRRLILMIFESGLSTRAGVDGDAGRGVGLDAVREMITRMGGRVRIGTTRGEYCHFRVHLPMKAGPVEQEAMQDQREVA, encoded by the coding sequence ATGCTGAGGCTTGGACTCGGGAAGTACCGCACCATCGTAGTCCTGATCACGCTGTTCCTGGTCTTCGACCTGGGCGTGCTGGGCATGACCTTTGTGATTTCCAAGGGACTGCTGGCTGACGCGGTGTCGATCAACCTGGCCGGCACGCACAGCTCGCTGGCGCAGAAGCTTGCCAAGACCGCGCTGCTCATCGAGCAGGACGCCACGCAAGGCACGATCGACAGCAGTGGCCGTTCCAGCCACTCCGAACTGAAGGACCTGTTCGAAACCGCCGACCGCTTCAATGACATCGTCCGCACCTTCGACACCGCGGGCGAATCGATGCAGGGCGACGTCAAGGTCGCGCTGACGCCGAACGAAGACCCCCAGGCCGCCGCGCTCTTCGCCCTGGTCAAAGATCTATGGACGCCGATCAATGCCGAGGTGCAGGCGCTGCGCGAGAACACCAGCAAGCGCCCTGACGTCGGCCCGCTGCTGCAGACCCTGATCCCCAACAACATGAACCTGCTGGTTGCCTCGCAGATGCTGACGGCGCGTCTCGAGGCGCTGTCGGCCGCCAAGGCGTCCAAGCTGCGCGGCGTGCAGCTGGCCGGTATCACGCTCGCGCTGATCAACTTCGGGTTCATCCTCTACAACTTCCTCGGCCAGCTCCGGAAGAGCGACCGTGCTGTGGAAATCGCGCAGAAGGAAACTGGCGACATCCTGCGCACGACCCAGGAGGGGCTCTTCCTCCTCGACGGCGAGTTCCGCATCGGATCGCAAACCTCGCAGGCGCTCTCGCGCATCCTCGGCGTGGAGGTGCAGCCGGGCCAGAGCTTCCTCGATCTGCTGCGCCCGCTGGTCACGCCCAAGACCTTCGATACGACGCGCGAGTACATCGAACTGCTGATGCGCCACGACGTGAAAGAGAAGCTCGTGGCAAGCCTCAACCCGCTCGACTGCATCGAGATCAGCACCATGCGCGGCAACGGTGCAGTGGAGTCACGCTACTTGCAGGTGCGCTTCAACCGTGTGCTGCAGGGGCAGTTGGTGACGCACCTGTTGGTCACCGCCAACGACATCACCCGCCGCGTGCGCCTGGAGCGCGAACTCAAGGAAAGCGAGCGCAAGGTGCAGGACCAGATGGGCATGATGATGCGCATCCTGCAGGCCGACGCGACGATGCTCAATGAGTTCCTGCGCAACGCCAACGAGGGCCTCCATCAGATCAACGAGGATCTGCGCACCAGCAGCCCGGCCCATGGCGTCTCCAGTCCGCGCATCGCGGCGATGATGCGTATCGCGCACCGCCTGAAGGGCGACGCCACCGCGCTGAATCTGGAGGCGATTTCGCAGTCCCTGCACGCCTTCGAGAGCGTGCTGGACGAACTCCACGGCCAGACCCGTCGCACGGCCGAGGATCTGCTGCCGGTCGCAGTCCGGGTGAAGGGCCTGTATGCGGAGGTCAACGCGATCCAGGATGTGATCGCGCGGCTGGGCCAGGTTCAAGGCGTAGTGAGTGTCGACGCCGCACGACCGGCGGCCGATCCCGAGCGGGCAAGCCTGCCCTTCGTCCGCCAATGGAGCGCTTTCGCCAACCAGGTTGCGCAACGCATGGGCAAGCAGGTCGAGCTCAACTACAAGGGCCTGGACCTGGAGCAACTGCAGCCGTCCTTGCGCGAGACGATCAACAGCATCGTCAATCAGTTCATCCGCAACGCGCTGGTGCATGGCATCGAGTCGCCGGCCGAGCGCAAGCAGCGGGGCAAGAGCGAGGCCGGTCGTCTGGCGGTCTATGTCTCCGATCAGGAAGACGGCAGCCTCGAGCTGAGTTTCCGCGACGACGGCGCAGGGGTCGATCCGGAGCGCGTGCGCCAGGCGGCGCTGCGTACCGGTCGGCTGACGCCTGAGGCCGCAGAGGGCATCGACCAGCGGCGCCTGATCCTGATGATCTTCGAGTCCGGCCTGTCCACGC
- a CDS encoding cell division protein ZipA C-terminal FtsZ-binding domain-containing protein: protein MPDNELLYGLIGLGTAAVVLVLGYNALQERKHRRAAERAFRSEHRDVLLEGDATPETEQAPPVTQRREPAASRVPPAAPIGRAAEPELPADAQAVDCVIRIEAPAGLIGGQIVTAAGGPLAQLNRPIRWYGFGEDTFRWQTLEPQDPASYTRVTVAMQVADRRGPISAHELEIFVSAIQRVCDQFMAVPRIAERDEILALAQNVDQFCAAVDIQIALSVVAGEQAFPGTKLRGLAQAAGLVLERDGCFHARDDQGETLFVLANRDPALFSNDALREMVSTGVTLSLDVPRVAAGGQVFDRMVTFARQLAAALHGTVVDDNRRPLSDASIGLIRNQVTQFQEQMQRQGIPAGSELAQRLFV from the coding sequence ATGCCAGACAATGAACTGCTGTACGGTCTGATCGGCCTGGGCACCGCTGCCGTGGTGCTGGTGCTCGGCTACAACGCACTGCAGGAACGCAAGCATCGCCGCGCCGCGGAACGCGCCTTCCGCTCGGAACACCGCGACGTCCTGCTCGAGGGCGACGCCACGCCCGAGACCGAACAGGCGCCGCCTGTGACCCAACGCCGTGAGCCCGCGGCAAGCCGCGTGCCGCCAGCCGCGCCGATCGGCCGTGCCGCCGAACCGGAACTGCCGGCCGACGCGCAGGCCGTGGATTGCGTGATCCGGATCGAAGCGCCGGCGGGCCTCATTGGCGGCCAGATTGTCACCGCCGCGGGCGGGCCGCTGGCCCAGCTCAACCGGCCGATCCGCTGGTACGGCTTCGGCGAGGACACTTTCCGCTGGCAGACCCTGGAGCCACAGGATCCCGCGAGCTACACCCGCGTCACCGTGGCGATGCAGGTGGCGGACCGCCGTGGTCCGATCAGCGCGCATGAGCTGGAGATCTTCGTAAGCGCGATCCAGCGGGTTTGTGACCAGTTCATGGCCGTGCCCCGCATCGCAGAGCGCGACGAGATCCTCGCGCTCGCCCAGAACGTCGACCAGTTCTGCGCGGCGGTGGACATCCAGATTGCGCTTTCGGTGGTCGCGGGCGAGCAAGCCTTCCCCGGCACCAAGCTGCGCGGGCTCGCACAGGCCGCCGGCCTGGTGCTCGAACGCGATGGTTGCTTCCATGCACGCGACGACCAGGGCGAAACGCTCTTCGTGCTCGCCAACCGCGACCCTGCGCTGTTCTCCAACGACGCGCTGCGCGAGATGGTGTCCACCGGCGTGACGCTCTCGCTGGACGTACCGCGCGTGGCGGCTGGCGGCCAGGTCTTCGACCGCATGGTCACGTTTGCGCGCCAGCTTGCTGCCGCGCTTCACGGCACCGTGGTGGACGACAACCGTCGCCCGCTGTCGGACGCGTCGATCGGCCTCATCCGCAACCAGGTCACGCAGTTCCAGGAACAGATGCAGCGCCAGGGCATTCCCGCGGGAAGCGAGCTCGCCCAGCGCCTCTTCGTCTGA